One genomic window of Lytechinus variegatus isolate NC3 chromosome 1, Lvar_3.0, whole genome shotgun sequence includes the following:
- the LOC121423473 gene encoding protein adenylyltransferase SelO-like has protein sequence MKVESVISVLLFYFINSSSNQKIKHYQKKSCSKHGYFATPITCPVNDVSHASDRTEDDFFESEQTECALEKGHQHYQKKKIRNTRITRFSQWHFPSNHLLLDSFPVDPMKENYVRQVKNVIFSQVLPTPLKYKAKLVAYSEDVLSSLLDLHPLVTEAEPFVAFVAGNTFLDKSIPLAHRYGGHQFGSWSGQLGDGRAHLLGEYINRKGERWELQLKGSGKTPYSRHGDGRAVLRSSVREFLGSEAMFYLGVPTSRALSLVISEDPIWRDQFYDGNPRQEKAGVVLRLAPSWFRIGSLEILAKNGEINLLRSLIDFIIKHHFTEIDSEDNDSYLAFFSEVVNHTAYMIAKWQSVGFAHGVMNTDNFSLLSITIDYGPFGFLDAYDPGFIPNTSDDEGRYSYEKQPDVGLFNMQKLADALTPLLSLNQRKQLPTISSGYVDIYKKRFMELFKKKLGLIGTEEQDEYIVAMLLKMMEDTHSDFTMTFRQLGVITMTTLQSSSWDATELWALTDLSRHEMFPDWVQMYAERQEVLSEEKDLERRKRMNSVNPNYILRTWMAQSAIEDAEKGDFTTVKKLLQILSKPFENQLQADERGYASRPPHWASDVRVSCSS, from the exons ATGAAGGTTGAATCGGTTATTTCAGTCCTGctattctattttattaattctagcagtaatcagaaaataaaacattaccaGAAAAAAAGTTGCAGCAAACATGGGTACTTTGCAACGCCCATTACCTGCCCTGTCAACGATGTCAGCCATGCCAGTGACAGAACAGAGGATGATTTTTTTGAATCTGAACAAACTGAATGTGCATTGGAAAAGGGCCATCAACATTAccagaaaaagaaaattcgcAATACTCGCATCACGAGATTTTCTCAGTGGCATTTCCCCAGTAACCATTTGCTGTTAG attCTTTTCCAGTTGACCCCATGAAAGAGAATTATGTGAGACAGGTGAAGAATGTTATCTTCTCTCAGGTCCTCCCAACTCCACTCAAGTACAAGGCAAAGCTTGTAGCATACTCAGAAGATGTCTTAAGCAGTCTACTAGACCTGCACCCCTTAGTGACAGAAGCTGAACCATTTGTGGCTTTTGTTGCTGGGAATACATTTCTGGATAAATCCATACCTTTAGCCCATCGTTATGGAGGACATCAG TTTGGTAGTTGGTCTGGTCAACTGGGAGATGGCAGAGCTCACCTTCTTGGTGAATATATCAACAG aaaaggagaaagatgGGAGCTTCAGCTGAAAGGTTCTGGTAAGACTCCATATTCCAGACACGGAGATGGTCGAGCAGTACTTCGCTCCTCGGTAAGGGAGTTCTTAGGCTCAGAAGCTATGTTCTATCTAGGAGTTCCTACGTCAAGAGCTTTAAG TCTGGTTATAAGTGAGGATCCTATATGGAGAGATCAGTTCTACGATGGTAATCCAAGACAAGAGAAGGCAGGTGTGGTCCTGAGACTAGCGCCCTCATGGTTCCGAATAGGATCTTTGGAGATTCTCGCCAAGAATGGAGAAATCAACTTACTCAG ATCTCTGATAGATTTCATCATTAAGCACCACTTCACAGAGATTGATTCAGAAGATAATGATAGCTATCTTGCATTTTTCTCTGAGGTTGTCAATCATACAGCTTACATGATCGCAAAATGGCAATCTGTTGGTTTTGCGCACG GTGTAATGAACACAGATAACTTCAGTCTACTGTCCATCACTATCGACTATGGTCCATTTGGTTTCTTAGATGCCTATGACCCAGGTTTTATACCAAACACATCAGATGACGAGGGTCGTTATAGCTATGAGAAGCAGCCTGATGTGGGACTATTTAATATGCAGAAGTTAGCAGATGCTCTGACGCCCTTGCTGTCTTTGAATCAGAGAAAACA GTTACCCACCATTTCTTCTGGATATGTGGACATTTACAAGAAAAGATTTATGgaacttttcaaaaagaaaCTTGGACTTATTGGAACAGAAGAGCAAGATGAATATATAGTTGCAATGTTATTAAAG ATGATGGAGGACACTCATTCTGACTTCACCATGACCTTTAGGCAACTTGGGGTCATCACCATGACAACATTACAGTCCTCTTCATGGGATGCAACTGAACTTTGGGCTTTGACAGATCTGAGCAGACATGAGATGTTTCCAGATTGGGTCCAAATGTATGCAGAGAGACAAGAAGTGTTAAGTGAGGAAAAAGACTTGGAGAGGAGAAAAAGGATGAATT CTGTAAACCCTAATTACATTTTAAGAACATGGATGGCTCAGAGTGCAATTGAAGATGCAGAAAAGGGAGACTTTACTACTGTCAAGAAGCTATTACAAATTCTGAGCAAACCATTTGAAAATCAACTACAAGCTGATGAAAGAGGCTATGCCAGCAGACCCCCACACTGGGCATCAGATGTTAGGGTCAGTTGTTCATCATGA